Proteins encoded within one genomic window of Flavobacterium oreochromis:
- a CDS encoding ABC transporter ATP-binding protein gives MIIIDNCTKKFGKLEVLKNISITLKKAECIALIGPNGCGKTTLIKSILGMVIPDSGDISIHNKSIKKDFLYRNSIGYMPQIGKYPEGLTIGEVIKMIKQLRNSKQELDEELFYAFELQKMLDKQMNTLSGGTTQKVSAVLAFLFNPDILILDEPTAGLDPLASEILKEKILKEKEKGKLIIITSHLLSELDDLITNIVFMQEGKIQLHKTISELKKQTNEDKISKAIAKILRQNQHVIH, from the coding sequence ATGATCATAATTGATAATTGTACTAAAAAATTTGGCAAACTAGAAGTGTTAAAAAATATATCTATAACCTTGAAAAAAGCAGAATGTATAGCACTTATAGGACCAAATGGTTGTGGAAAAACAACTTTAATTAAATCAATATTAGGGATGGTAATTCCTGATTCAGGAGACATTTCTATACATAATAAATCAATTAAAAAAGATTTTTTATATCGAAATAGCATAGGATATATGCCTCAAATAGGCAAATACCCAGAAGGATTAACTATAGGCGAAGTTATAAAAATGATCAAACAGTTAAGAAATTCAAAACAAGAATTAGACGAAGAGTTATTTTATGCGTTTGAACTTCAAAAAATGTTAGACAAGCAAATGAATACATTGTCAGGAGGAACTACACAAAAAGTAAGTGCTGTTTTAGCCTTTTTATTTAATCCTGATATTTTAATTTTAGATGAACCAACAGCCGGTCTTGATCCTCTAGCATCTGAAATATTAAAAGAAAAGATACTAAAAGAAAAAGAAAAAGGGAAACTCATAATTATAACTTCTCATTTATTAAGCGAGTTAGATGATTTAATTACCAATATTGTTTTTATGCAAGAAGGAAAAATACAATTACATAAAACTATTAGCGAATTAAAAAAACAAACAAACGAAGATAAAATTAGTAAAGCAATTGCAAAAATACTAAGACAAAATCAACATGTTATACATTAG
- a CDS encoding CopD family protein, with protein MLHHFLLIIHLLAASIWVGGHLILSIRYLPKALKKRDIQIIKDFEKHYEPIGLPALLFLVTTGILMAYQYNITFTNWFSFQTNIEKIVSIKLLLLLLTLVLAIHARLFIIPKLTPEKIILMAIHILLVTIIGVSMLILGSFVRLGGL; from the coding sequence ATGTTACATCATTTTTTACTAATAATTCATTTATTAGCAGCTAGTATTTGGGTAGGGGGACATTTAATTTTATCAATTAGATATTTGCCAAAAGCACTAAAAAAACGAGATATTCAAATAATTAAAGATTTTGAAAAACATTATGAGCCTATAGGTCTTCCCGCTTTATTGTTTTTAGTAACTACTGGGATACTAATGGCTTATCAATATAATATAACTTTTACAAATTGGTTTTCCTTTCAAACGAATATTGAAAAGATCGTATCAATTAAATTACTATTACTCTTATTAACCTTAGTTCTTGCTATTCATGCGCGATTATTTATTATACCTAAATTAACTCCAGAAAAAATAATTTTAATGGCTATTCATATCTTACTAGTAACAATAATAGGAGTAAGTATGTTAATCTTAGGAAGCTTTGTTCGATTAGGAGGGCTTTAA
- a CDS encoding ABC transporter permease subunit, with protein MLFGTLYLYNSSEFIELLLSQPIKRENIWCNLYLGISFSLGMAFCIGAGIPLLINSPNSVGIMMLIVGVLISIVFVSLAFLSTIFTRDKAKGIGLAIMIWLYFSILFDGLVLFYYFNFQNTQ; from the coding sequence ATTTTATTTGGAACCCTATACTTGTATAATAGTTCTGAATTTATAGAATTATTATTGAGTCAACCAATTAAAAGAGAAAATATTTGGTGTAATTTATATTTAGGAATATCTTTTTCTCTAGGAATGGCCTTTTGTATAGGAGCCGGAATACCTTTGCTGATAAACTCACCTAATAGCGTAGGAATAATGATGCTAATTGTTGGTGTTTTAATATCTATAGTTTTTGTTTCTCTAGCCTTTTTGAGCACAATTTTTACCAGAGATAAAGCAAAAGGAATAGGTTTAGCAATTATGATATGGCTATATTTTTCAATTTTATTTGATGGATTAGTTCTTTTTTATTATTTCAATTTTCAGAATACCCAATAG
- a CDS encoding c-type cytochrome yields MKRISLIILGLTILFSCGKKDSKTEDFSKSTGEQVNKKESSSDVSSYDPNRGEGKFDKIELGALDPTKATDGEKVSAIKCVSCHKTTDEKLVGPGWKGVTERRKPEWIMNFITNPDPMIDKDPELQAQLEICLVRMPNQGLTDDEARNILEYMRKNDGVK; encoded by the coding sequence ATGAAACGAATTTCATTAATCATTTTAGGTTTAACAATCCTGTTTTCATGTGGTAAAAAAGATAGTAAAACTGAAGATTTTTCAAAATCAACAGGAGAACAAGTAAATAAAAAAGAATCAAGTTCAGATGTCTCTTCATATGATCCTAATAGAGGGGAAGGAAAGTTTGATAAAATTGAGTTAGGGGCATTAGATCCTACAAAAGCGACTGATGGAGAAAAAGTCTCTGCAATAAAATGTGTTTCTTGTCATAAAACTACAGATGAAAAACTAGTAGGGCCAGGGTGGAAAGGAGTGACAGAAAGAAGAAAACCAGAATGGATAATGAATTTTATAACAAATCCAGATCCAATGATTGATAAAGACCCAGAACTTCAAGCTCAATTAGAAATTTGTTTGGTAAGAATGCCAAATCAAGGTTTGACAGATGATGAAGCGAGAAATATTTTAGAATATATGCGCAAAAATGATGGCGTTAAATAA
- the nosZ gene encoding Sec-dependent nitrous-oxide reductase, with protein sequence MYKNISKIGLLILVAGSVFSCKPKNSGDAVSGNAAQKAYVAPGKYDEFYNFVSGGFSGQLSVYGLPSGRLFRVIPVFSVDPEKGWGYSEETKPMLNTSNGFVPWDDLHHTELSQTNGEVDGRWVFGNANNTPRIARIDLKTFKTAEIIELPNSGGNHSSPFITENTEYVVAGTRFSVPADYSDGDVEINTFKKNFKGHISFVKVGKEGGMDLAFQIVTPGVNFDLSHAGKGKSHGWFFFSCYNTEQANTLLEVNASQKDKDFIMAVNWKKAEEYLKAGKAKKQNVKYAHNKWNEKTHSASSEIKNEVFVLDAAELKDICYMIPCPKSPHGCDVDPSGEYIVGSGKLAALVPVFSFDKMIDAINNKKFEGAFGGINVIKYEAALHGEVQKPGLGPLHTEFDGRGNAYTTFFVSSEVVKWDLKTLKILDRVPTYYSVGHLCIPGGDSKKPFGKYLIAYNKITKDRYLPTGPELAQSAQIFDISGDKMQMILDFPTIGEPHYAQAAPVDLIRNNGQLKFYKINENNHPFVTKGEKEAKVVRKGNVVHVYMTSIRSHFAPDNIEGIKLGDEVYFHVTNLEQDWDVPHGFAIKGVDNGELLIMPGETTTLKWIPKRVGIYPMYCTDFCSALHQEMQGYVRVSPAGSKVPITYSVGTNLPNTK encoded by the coding sequence ATGTATAAGAATATTTCAAAAATAGGATTGTTAATTTTAGTTGCAGGAAGTGTTTTTTCCTGTAAGCCTAAAAATTCAGGTGATGCTGTAAGTGGTAATGCCGCTCAAAAAGCTTACGTGGCACCAGGTAAATATGATGAATTTTACAACTTTGTTTCGGGAGGATTTAGCGGACAACTTAGTGTATATGGATTACCAAGTGGTAGATTATTTAGAGTAATACCAGTATTTTCTGTAGACCCAGAAAAAGGATGGGGATATAGTGAAGAAACGAAACCAATGTTAAATACATCTAATGGATTTGTACCATGGGATGATTTACATCACACTGAATTATCTCAAACAAATGGAGAGGTTGATGGACGTTGGGTATTTGGTAATGCTAATAATACACCTCGTATTGCCCGTATTGATTTAAAAACTTTCAAAACAGCTGAAATAATTGAATTACCAAATTCAGGAGGAAATCACTCATCTCCTTTTATTACAGAAAATACAGAATATGTTGTAGCAGGAACCCGATTTAGCGTGCCAGCAGATTATTCAGATGGAGATGTTGAAATTAATACTTTTAAGAAAAACTTTAAAGGTCATATAAGTTTTGTAAAAGTAGGTAAGGAAGGAGGTATGGATTTAGCTTTTCAAATTGTAACTCCTGGTGTTAATTTTGACTTATCTCATGCAGGTAAAGGAAAATCTCACGGATGGTTCTTCTTTTCTTGTTATAATACAGAGCAAGCTAATACATTATTAGAAGTTAACGCGTCTCAAAAAGATAAAGACTTTATAATGGCAGTAAACTGGAAAAAAGCGGAAGAATATCTAAAAGCAGGTAAAGCTAAAAAACAAAATGTTAAGTACGCTCATAACAAATGGAATGAAAAAACACATTCTGCCAGTTCAGAAATTAAAAACGAAGTATTCGTTTTAGATGCAGCAGAACTAAAAGATATTTGTTATATGATTCCGTGTCCTAAATCTCCGCATGGTTGTGATGTGGATCCTTCAGGAGAATATATTGTAGGTTCAGGAAAATTAGCTGCTCTAGTACCTGTATTTAGTTTTGATAAAATGATAGATGCTATTAACAATAAAAAGTTTGAAGGAGCATTTGGAGGGATTAATGTAATAAAATATGAGGCAGCTTTACACGGAGAAGTACAAAAGCCAGGTTTGGGACCCCTTCATACAGAGTTTGATGGTAGAGGAAATGCTTATACCACATTCTTTGTCTCATCAGAAGTCGTAAAATGGGATCTGAAAACATTAAAAATATTAGATAGGGTGCCTACTTATTATTCTGTAGGACACTTATGTATTCCTGGAGGAGATAGTAAAAAACCTTTTGGTAAATATTTAATAGCTTATAATAAAATTACAAAAGATAGATATTTACCAACTGGACCAGAATTAGCACAATCTGCACAAATATTTGATATTAGTGGAGATAAAATGCAAATGATCCTAGATTTTCCTACTATAGGAGAACCTCATTATGCTCAAGCTGCACCAGTAGATCTGATTAGAAATAATGGACAGCTCAAGTTTTATAAAATAAATGAAAATAACCATCCTTTCGTTACAAAAGGAGAAAAAGAGGCTAAAGTTGTAAGAAAAGGGAATGTAGTTCATGTGTACATGACATCTATCAGATCACATTTTGCACCTGATAATATTGAAGGAATAAAATTAGGAGACGAAGTCTATTTTCATGTAACTAACTTAGAGCAAGATTGGGATGTCCCTCATGGTTTTGCAATCAAAGGAGTAGATAATGGAGAGTTACTTATTATGCCTGGCGAAACTACTACCTTAAAGTGGATTCCTAAACGAGTAGGTATTTATCCTATGTATTGTACTGATTTTTGTAGTGCCTTACATCAGGAAATGCAAGGATATGTAAGAGTATCTCCCGCAGGTAGTAAAGTGCCTATCACATATAGTGTAGGAACTAATTTACCTAACACAAAATAA
- a CDS encoding nitrous oxide reductase family maturation protein NosD, which translates to METINSNIQIKILAILALIYFQNSFAKTIIVTHSIKKAIQRSVDNDTIIVPKKIYREGNILINKKIVLIGKDFPVIDGQNKFEIFSINADNVVIKGFKIINSGFAALNDPCGIKIYDQENIIIENNILDNNFFGIYIQNGKNCQIKNNKIKAYGKEEQLIGNGIHCWKSQNLKIIGNIITGHRDGIYFEFVTNSVIWRNISNNNIRYGLHFMFSNDDAYITNVFKNNGAGVAVMFTKNVKMFNNYFEENWGDSAYGLLLKEISDSYIYNNKFLSNTSGIYMEGTSRILVEQNQFKSNGWGMKIQASCMDNVITNNNFIKNTFDISTNGSLVLNTFNKNYWDKYEGYDINKDGLGDIPYHPLSLFAVLTENTPSAMLLYRSFMITLLDKSEKILPTITPDNFVDKSPLIKSLPL; encoded by the coding sequence TTGGAAACAATTAACTCAAATATACAAATAAAAATACTAGCTATTTTAGCCTTAATTTATTTTCAAAATTCTTTTGCAAAAACAATTATAGTTACTCATTCAATAAAAAAAGCCATTCAACGAAGTGTAGATAATGATACTATTATTGTTCCTAAAAAAATATACAGAGAAGGAAATATATTAATTAATAAGAAGATTGTCTTGATAGGTAAAGATTTTCCCGTTATTGATGGTCAAAATAAATTTGAAATATTTTCAATTAATGCGGACAATGTAGTTATAAAAGGTTTTAAGATAATTAATTCAGGTTTTGCAGCACTTAATGATCCTTGTGGAATTAAGATATATGATCAAGAAAATATTATCATAGAAAATAATATTTTAGATAATAATTTTTTTGGAATTTATATTCAGAATGGAAAAAACTGTCAGATTAAAAATAATAAAATAAAAGCTTATGGTAAGGAAGAACAATTAATAGGAAACGGAATTCATTGTTGGAAAAGTCAAAATTTAAAAATTATAGGTAATATTATAACTGGACATAGAGACGGTATATATTTTGAATTTGTTACCAATTCTGTTATTTGGAGAAATATTTCAAATAATAATATTCGTTACGGCTTACACTTTATGTTTTCTAATGACGATGCTTATATTACAAATGTTTTTAAAAATAATGGAGCAGGAGTAGCGGTAATGTTTACCAAAAATGTTAAAATGTTTAATAATTATTTTGAGGAAAATTGGGGCGATTCTGCTTATGGTTTATTGTTAAAGGAAATTTCGGATAGTTATATCTATAATAATAAATTTTTAAGTAATACATCAGGAATTTACATGGAAGGTACCTCACGTATTTTAGTAGAGCAAAACCAATTTAAAAGTAATGGTTGGGGAATGAAAATACAAGCCAGTTGTATGGATAATGTAATAACCAATAATAATTTTATTAAAAATACATTTGATATAAGTACTAATGGAAGTTTAGTTCTTAATACTTTTAATAAGAACTATTGGGACAAATATGAAGGATATGATATTAATAAAGATGGTTTAGGAGATATTCCGTATCATCCACTCAGCCTATTTGCTGTTTTAACAGAAAATACACCATCAGCAATGTTATTGTATAGGAGTTTTATGATTACACTTTTAGATAAATCAGAAAAGATTTTACCTACAATTACACCTGATAATTTTGTTGATAAAAGCCCTTTAATAAAATCCTTACCCTTATGA
- a CDS encoding nitrous oxide reductase accessory protein NosL has translation MTISNPQFSSEIITEKGRCYKFDDIFCLLQYINNTKVKVKTIYVSDYSNKNMIPIEEGFFLKHEQFNSPMNGNIACFSDLKETKKYQTELHTDVLNWKQLTQIYK, from the coding sequence ATGACCATTTCAAATCCTCAGTTTTCTAGTGAAATTATCACCGAGAAAGGAAGATGTTATAAATTTGACGATATATTCTGCTTGCTTCAGTATATTAATAATACAAAAGTGAAAGTAAAAACTATATACGTATCAGATTATTCAAATAAAAATATGATTCCTATAGAAGAAGGTTTTTTTCTAAAGCATGAACAGTTTAATAGTCCTATGAATGGCAATATAGCATGCTTTTCAGATTTAAAAGAAACTAAAAAATATCAAACAGAACTTCATACAGATGTATTAAATTGGAAACAATTAACTCAAATATACAAATAA